In Maridesulfovibrio sp., the genomic stretch ACAGCCAGTGCATCAGCTTTCAGGATAACAGTTTTTTCTTTATTGATTGCGTCGGAGAAACTGGACCGTCCGGCCTGCTCCAGAGCTTTGGCCATGTCCGCAGACGGTGCAATGACCATTCCGCGAATCAAGAGGTTGAGCTGAATGGATCTATGCTCCACTCCGGCTTTTACGGACAATGGGCTGAAAAGCAGTTCTTCGGCTTCAGTCTTGTCGGCAGCATTGCAGGAGAAAAAAAGATTGGCTGCCATAATTTCCGGTTGTCCGCCCATTTCCCCTACCAGCTCATGAATTTTGTTAAACATATTTTCATAAGCCTCTTCCGTTGTCATGGAAGGGTAGGCCAGCCATTCGTCGAGAACGTCTATACCGGCAAGGATGAGTTTTGCCTGTGGAAGGTTGTATGCTTCATATCCGTGGGCATATTCGCGGGCCTTGGGTAAAAGGAATCTGGTGGCGGATGCTTCTTCGGAATCACGTCCGTGCAGTTCTATATTAGGCAGGGCTTCTGCTGTAATGCGTTCCAGTATATAGGCCAGAGCCAGCTCATAGAAGCTGCGGTCTTTGTTGCGCAGGTGTTCAGCTCTTTCCAGATAGGGACGGACGGAAAGCAGGGTTCCTGTTCTTTGGAACGCAAGGCGCCCGAACCCTGTGAAAGGTCTTGCATCATCAGGTCTAATGCCGTGAAGATTGTGGAATAGCGGTTCGGCAAGATCCGGTCTATCCAGCAGAATGAGTGCATCCCCTTTTTTCAGCAGCTGTTCAAAGCTTTCTTCTTCAGTTATGGATGTCGCTGTTTCACAAAGTTCAGCAAGGCGGGGCAGTGCTTGAATCTCTCTGCGCAGCTCGCTGTCCAGTTCTGAGTCGGCCAGCAGGGGGTTTAGCTGTGAGGTTGCAGCCCTGCCGGCTTCGCTATCCAGATTGCTGTATTGTGCCTTGGCGGTGGTCAGCAGCATTTCAGGGGAGACCGGTAGAGATGAAATTGAAACAGCGCCATTCAGCAGAGGAGCGGCCCGGGTTATGTCTTCGGCTTTAAGGGCTTGTTCTCCAACTGAAAAAAGTATCCACGGGACAACCGGGGAATGGGGCTGGTCATGATAAATTCTGGAAGCCAGCACCTGCTGTGCTTCGCGGGCAGCACTGTGCGCCTGAGTCAGAAATTCTATCCGGTGCAGGTTTTTTTTCAGAGTTTTGCTGTTCTGTTCACTGAGGACCATGGATTGCTGCAATTGTTCAGTAATGGCGCGGATGGTCTTTGAATCCAGTATGGAGCACATTTTGAGCAGAATAATGCACATGTCTCGGCAGGAAAGATCGTAAGTTGAAATGCTGTTCCTTATGGCACCGGCGACCATAACCAGTTCTTCAAGATCTTTAATATTATAGTCAGTGTCGCTGTTTTTTAAGCGGTTTAGTATGCTTTCAGCCCGGAAGGCCAGATACCCGGCGCAAGTGCTGTTGCCGTTCAGCTTTAAAGTCCTGTCAGCGATAACGGGAAATTCCGGCAGGGTGGTTTCCGGCGGTCCCAGAATGTTATCGAGTGTTGCTTTACCCGGTCCGGGAATGGATGCCGGAATAATTGAATCCCGTTCGGTTACTGAAATTTTGACTTTGCGCCCCTGTGCCCCGGGGGTCAGATAAATGCGTGCCTTTTCAAACAGACCGCAATTTTCAAGAATGATTCGCCCAGCGATAATTTTTTGCGGAGTAGCCGGTTCTCCGGGGAGTATCTGGGCCAGAGCCATGACTGCGTTTGGGGTCAACCGGGAAAAACCATTTACTTCAATAGATGCCACGGACTGGTTGGATATGAGTTTGGACGTGGATTCAGCCAATTTTATCGCCGCAGGTTCCGAGGTGCTCCCACCGACCTGCTTTCCTTTGAGAAAGACATCCGGTTCCAGATGAAAATTATCAGTCAGCAGGGCGGAAAAAGAAGTGCCATTTTCATCCTTAAACATCAGCCCGGAAAGGGTATAGCGGGACTGTGGCGATATGGAACTGCTGTTGGTGCAATTTAAACCCGAATCAGACAGCTTCTCGGTGACATATTTTTTGAATTCAACGGAAGGCGTGCCGGATGGACTCAGAAATTCGCCGACGGATATGAGCGTTTGTGATGCGCTGGCTGCTGCTGGCAGCGTGAAAATAGTGAGTGCAAAAATAAGAACTTTTATAGAAAATGGAAAACGCATCTGGTCCTCGTAATAGATAAGGTAGGATATGCGCCAATTAATAACCTATCGCGTCCATTAAATCCAGCCCCGCATGTTTCGACTTGCAGTGCGAACTCTGATAGAGCTAGACCACAAAGTGAAATGAACTGTTTTAATAGATAATCAACTGGAATCTACAAATGAATACCAAACCCGAATCAGGACTTAATGATTATAGTCGCAAAAACTGGCCCCTGCTGCTCGGTTTGCTGCTTTTGTTTTCAGCCGTAGTATCTTTCTATGGAACATGGTTGAACTATTTCTACGATATTGATGAGCCGAAGTATGCCCGCGCAGTCTATGAGATGGTCCACAGCGGCAACCTGCTGGCTCCTATGTTTGACGGCATGCCGCGTATGGAAAAGCCGCCTTTGGCTTATTGGGTTATGTTCCCATTTGCATGGCTGGCATCCCTTGGTGATTTCAGCGGAAATGTGCTGCCTCTGTTGCGTCTGCCAACGGTGATCTGTTCCGTGCTTATGGTGCTGGGGACATCCTTGACCGGGCGCAAACTGTTCGGTCCGGCTACAGGATTAATGGCCGGGATGATTCTGCAAAGTGCGCTGTTGTTTAAATTCATGGCTGTAATGATGAAGGTGGACGTGGTCTTCGCATGCTGCGTTACCTGGGCAACTTATTTCTACCTGCTGCGCTATCTGGGAGATAAAAGTTCCCGTGTCGCAGCCGGAGGTGCAATCCTGACCGCGCTTGGTGTGCTGGCCAAAGGTCCGTTCGCTTTTCTGCCAATGGCCGGATATGCACTGGCAGTAGGCATCCGCCATAATGTAAATAAAAAAAATGAATCAGGTGAGTCCGCTACCTTTATGTCAGCATTTGACATCAAAGGGCTTGTTGCGGCGAAGTGGGCGGACCGTAATGTACTGCTGCTCTGGTTCATCGCCGGATGTGTCCCGTTTTTCCTCTGGCTCTACGCTGCATGGTTGAGCAGCGGCTTCAACTACACTCAGGGGCTTACTGGTCAGTTTTTCCATAACACTGCCTCAACCAGTTCCAAGATAATGGAGAAACTGAGCGGGCTTGATCCATACTTTGATACCCTGACGGTCATATTTTTCCCTTGGGGCGGCTATGTCTTCGGGGCCTTTTATGGGATTTACCGGGCTGTCCGCGAGAAGTTTAATGAAAAGTATGTGTTCATGGCCTGTGTCTTTATGGTTTACCTGCTGGTCTTTACCCTGCTTTTCAAGTTGAAATCAAATCGGTACATGCTACCGTTGCTACCGTTGCTGTCCATTGCGGTCTGCGATTGGCTGCTCAACGCCAAGCGGGATAAAACATACAGCACCCTCTTCGAAATGGGCTTCGTATGGATTCTGTCCATGGCCGGAATGCTTGGATACCGTTCAGTTAAATCCGCCAGTGTTTCGGTCAATCTTGCGGACCGTGTTCCGGTGGGTCAGTACACGGAGCTGATGCTTCCGTTTTTCATTGCCCTTGGCGCTTTTTTTCTGGTTATGCTTGTGGTGAGTGTAAAACAGTCCAGACGGCCGGCCCTGCATATAGTGGTAGGGGCGCTGGCGGTTACAGTGGTGATGCCTTTTTATTATAATGCATTGCCATCCTACACTTCCCTGACCGAAAACCGTCCTCTACCCATTTTGGGACAAGCCCTGACTGATAGGATTGCTGAGTTTGCCGACGGGAATACGCTTGTGCTGCATCGTCCATTCTTCATCAAAGCCTTTCCTGACGTGGTCTATTACCTCAAAAAGCTTGATAAGGGCGGGAACTGCGTGTACTCGCTCGGTTCCAACGCTCGGTCCGGTGACCTTGTACAGGCTTTGGCTACACCGAATATTGCAGCGGAGCTGTTTAAGAAGGAACATCCTGATGCGGATAAATATCCGCTCTATAAGTTCCTGAAAAAAACAAAATTCAAGAATGCAGTTTTGCTGCTTTCTCCTGTAGATTATCAAAAGTTAAAACCTTTCCTCGATTCTTTGCCGCCTATGGTTAAACAGCTTATTGAAGTCGAAGAAATGGATATGCTGACTATTAAATGGATGAAGGACAAAGTTTTCATTGTCCGCTTCAATCCGGGTAAAATGAAATAATGATCGATATACTTGATTTGGAATACAGTGAGCTGGAATCATTTGTCTCACAGGAGCTTAAGGCCCCCCGTTTTCGTACTGACCAGATCTGGCAATGGCTTTGGCAGAAGGGTGCAGCGGATTTTGATTCCATGACCAACCTTGCCAAGAATTTACGTGAGGAGTTGAAGAAAAAAGCAGTCATCAATCATCCGCAGGTTGACGTGGTACAGACCAGTAAGGATGGGACAATCAAGCTGTTACTTCGCCTCAGTGACGGG encodes the following:
- a CDS encoding tetratricopeptide repeat protein → MRFPFSIKVLIFALTIFTLPAAASASQTLISVGEFLSPSGTPSVEFKKYVTEKLSDSGLNCTNSSSISPQSRYTLSGLMFKDENGTSFSALLTDNFHLEPDVFLKGKQVGGSTSEPAAIKLAESTSKLISNQSVASIEVNGFSRLTPNAVMALAQILPGEPATPQKIIAGRIILENCGLFEKARIYLTPGAQGRKVKISVTERDSIIPASIPGPGKATLDNILGPPETTLPEFPVIADRTLKLNGNSTCAGYLAFRAESILNRLKNSDTDYNIKDLEELVMVAGAIRNSISTYDLSCRDMCIILLKMCSILDSKTIRAITEQLQQSMVLSEQNSKTLKKNLHRIEFLTQAHSAAREAQQVLASRIYHDQPHSPVVPWILFSVGEQALKAEDITRAAPLLNGAVSISSLPVSPEMLLTTAKAQYSNLDSEAGRAATSQLNPLLADSELDSELRREIQALPRLAELCETATSITEEESFEQLLKKGDALILLDRPDLAEPLFHNLHGIRPDDARPFTGFGRLAFQRTGTLLSVRPYLERAEHLRNKDRSFYELALAYILERITAEALPNIELHGRDSEEASATRFLLPKAREYAHGYEAYNLPQAKLILAGIDVLDEWLAYPSMTTEEAYENMFNKIHELVGEMGGQPEIMAANLFFSCNAADKTEAEELLFSPLSVKAGVEHRSIQLNLLIRGMVIAPSADMAKALEQAGRSSFSDAINKEKTVILKADALAVAGMYNNSTETLERARSLYTLALDSGGKGDGRILNNLACVTLALGMTHEADDLYDEASDSSPAIPEAVELGKAVSSLSGVEREGAIKNITGKGILAVRGDNSNGKKADSPSDESPLNKRTNYLNENRSISSGYDNYTGLWINFNYSSNVWLLPPLQNANGD
- a CDS encoding glycosyltransferase family 39 protein, producing the protein MNTKPESGLNDYSRKNWPLLLGLLLLFSAVVSFYGTWLNYFYDIDEPKYARAVYEMVHSGNLLAPMFDGMPRMEKPPLAYWVMFPFAWLASLGDFSGNVLPLLRLPTVICSVLMVLGTSLTGRKLFGPATGLMAGMILQSALLFKFMAVMMKVDVVFACCVTWATYFYLLRYLGDKSSRVAAGGAILTALGVLAKGPFAFLPMAGYALAVGIRHNVNKKNESGESATFMSAFDIKGLVAAKWADRNVLLLWFIAGCVPFFLWLYAAWLSSGFNYTQGLTGQFFHNTASTSSKIMEKLSGLDPYFDTLTVIFFPWGGYVFGAFYGIYRAVREKFNEKYVFMACVFMVYLLVFTLLFKLKSNRYMLPLLPLLSIAVCDWLLNAKRDKTYSTLFEMGFVWILSMAGMLGYRSVKSASVSVNLADRVPVGQYTELMLPFFIALGAFFLVMLVVSVKQSRRPALHIVVGALAVTVVMPFYYNALPSYTSLTENRPLPILGQALTDRIAEFADGNTLVLHRPFFIKAFPDVVYYLKKLDKGGNCVYSLGSNARSGDLVQALATPNIAAELFKKEHPDADKYPLYKFLKKTKFKNAVLLLSPVDYQKLKPFLDSLPPMVKQLIEVEEMDMLTIKWMKDKVFIVRFNPGKMK